From a region of the Dictyostelium discoideum AX4 chromosome 2 chromosome, whole genome shotgun sequence genome:
- the pkaD gene encoding PKA family protein kinase — protein sequence MSAILNNYQYIPNNSLNSNNSNNGNNSTILSLCDNATQLMDIIMREFNEPIFDYNQNSSEINKSLVKTIKSLLETLTKNLNNINNNINNNISNNNNNNNNNNNNNNNNNNNNNNINNNNNFNTPQIIINDNYKLYTPPPAPMLKGLSCEVPFETMEYMQPLDLSNNNISLNNSCNMINNDNNNNNNNNNNNNNNNNNNNNQQQQFYNAPSSNSTPSHSSPSSPTTSSIPFHPNFTLSQDNFNQQLQNNNNSNNNSNNNNNNNIINNNFLQNSQQTNQSLQFSTTQPNLNNFYDIPKQPIICSSPIVNIPPPFYLDGSIDPVENIDWKRTKISDFNFYGSLGSGSFGTAKLCRHRGSGLFFCSKTLRRETIVHEKHKEHVNNEINIMLNISHPYIVKTYSTFNTPTKIHFIMEYAGKKDLFHHLRANKCFTEQTTKLIVAEIVLAIEYLHAENIIYRDLKPENILIDEKGHIKLTDFGFSKKTVGGKNTSSVCGTFDYMAPEILNSSNGHGKPVDWWALGVVVYELVTGKLPFSNSKESLLNRKADFQLIFQNSYLSDEIKDFIFQLLSVDPSKRLGTFDSCSIRNHKWFSDINWLHLESKYQIDGPLSTLNSFINCDFNINLLKKSKSYTEQQQQQQQLPQQQQQQQQNNQLFNQTLQQQNFNFHPIQPQQQQQQQFFNFQFNNNNFNNNNNNNNNFNEACTSNTCGGTTASIF from the exons atgtcagcaattttgaataattacCAATATATTccaaataatagtttaaatagtaataatagtaataatggcAATAATAGTACCATTCTTTCTCTATGTGACAATGCTACTCAATTAATGGATATAATAATGAGg GAATTTAATGAACcaatttttgattataatCAAAATTCCAGTGAGATTAATAAATCTTTGGTAAAAACGATAAAATCCTTATTAGAAACACtaacaaaaaatttaaataatattaataataatattaataataatattagtaataataataataataataataataataataataataataataataataataataataataataatattaataataataataattttaatacaccacaaattataataaatgataattataaattatatactCCACCACCAGCACCAATGCTAAAAGGTTTATCATGCGAGGTTCCATTCGAAACAATGGAGTATATGCAACCATTAGAtttaagtaataataatatttcactTAATAATAGTTGTAATATGATtaacaatgataataataataataataataataataataacaacaataataacaataataacaataataatcaacaacaacaattttataatgcaccatcatcaaattcaacaccatcacattcatcaccatcatcaccaacaacatcatcaattcCATTTCATCCAAATTTTACACTTTCACAagataattttaatcaacaattacaaaataataataattccaataataatagtaataataataataataataatataataaataataattttttacaaaattctCAACAAACAAATCAAAGTTTACAATTTTCAACAACAcaaccaaatttaaataatttttatgatATTCCAAAACAACCAATAATATGTTCATCACCAATTGTTAATATTCCACCACCATTTTATCTTGATGGATCAATTGATCCAGTTGAAAATATTGACTGGAAAAGAACAAAAATATCCGATTTTAACTTTTATGGTAGTCTTGGATCAGGATCATTTGGTACTGCTAAACTTTGTAGACATCGTGGTAGTGGCCTCTTTTTCTGTAGTAAAACATTACGTCGTGAAACGATTGTCCATGAGAAACATAAGGAGCATGTAAACAATGAAATCAATATCATGCTCAATATCAGTCATCCATACATTGTCAAAACCTATTCCACATTCAATACACCAACTAAAATTCATTTCATAATGGAATATGCCggtaaaaaagatttattccATCACCTTCGTGCAAATAAATGTTTCACTGAACAAACTACCAAATTAATCGTTGCGGAAATCGTACTTGCCATTGAATATTTACACGcagaaaatataatatacCGTGATTTAAAACCAGAGAATATATTAATCGATGAAAAGGGTCACATCAAATTGACAGACTTtggtttttcaaaaaaaactGTCGGCGGTAAGAATACAAGCTCAGTTTGTGGTACCTTTGATTATATGGCAcctgaaattttaaattcaagcAATGGTCATGGTAAACCAGTTGATTGGTGGGCTTTGGGTGTTGTAGTCTATGAGTTGGTCACTGGTAAATTACCATTCTCCAATTCAAAGGAATCCTTATTAAATAGAAAGGCTGATTtccaattgatttttcaaaactCTTATTTAtctgatgaaattaaagatttcatCTTTCAATTACTCTCTGTTGATCCTTCAAAAAGATTGGGTACTTTTGATTCTTGTTCCATTAGAAATCATAAATGGTTCTCTGATATCAATTGGTTACATTTAGAATCAAAATATCAAATTGATGGTCCACTCTCTActttaaatagttttattaattgtgattttaatattaatttattaaaaaagtcAAAATCTTATactgaacaacaacaacaacaacaacaattacctcaacaacaacaacaacaacaacaaaataatcaattatttaatcaaacattacaacaacaaaattttaattttcatccaatacaaccacaacaacaacaacaacaacaattttttaattttcaatttaacaataataattttaataacaacaacaataataataacaattttaatGAAGCATGTACATCAAATACATGTGGCGGAACAACAgcttcaattttttaa
- a CDS encoding hypothetical protein (Similar to Dictyostelium discoideum (Slime mold). DG2033 protein), which yields MQSQPQQLQQQQLQQQQLLQQSQLLQPQYFEKQQIADYIDKTFEKKIKEWKTWTFSSVFIIFLPLLLFQMLFLSFMFSPSPKSTSTSMISVILRTTGNHIFGIILYVIGQLILGASYHSICSVYRQVPASFKEQFTVLSIPHLIFITLNTLIQPLFLYFFFSIPLNKFSLSSIIEVCYQDFSETIPVAKCELEYNLFFYLFVLSCIGLVCSGLFRIYSNQEFVYSFPKANIPTFIQIKSMLYNNFWISFYTSFYLFFLGSFLLGILFLILFKTFTIQILIFSIKLWCFTFAIIFQNLTRNRLFEIYFTRGLRFTLETFNSVTFDSSNSQQQQQQQQQPQQQQQQQQQTLFDNKPIIENGSIFLLKAIYSCDPLIQALGWKDFLHLSKYSQPRRTYLYREMSELLDQPSILKIIRQYEDQINDLSLKLSCPREYYESLNSGNIKKEDDKNKNSNNNNNNNNNNNNNNNNNNNNNNSNNNNNSIIFKIGNNIEKIIKKTLNFISGVKFDYNLYECEIRQALSNTQSILWSIESIGSLIVSAQINDDRETMELLHRYQIPQKFLIPLFQILALIDQLEKDLSHQIELDKFTINRDYYFLKSFSNLIEPPLNCLGILKTSRPHFRIFKLVGKNMISQVLETIGHQISDISFPYDLRTTLNSYRNGEFSIYQ from the exons ATG CaatcacaaccacaacaattacaacaacaacaattgcaacaacaacaattactacaacaatcacaattattacaaccacaatattttgaaaaacaacaaattgcAGATTACATTGACAAAACATTTGAAAAGAAGATAAAAGAATGGAAAACATGGACATTTTCATCAGTTTTCATAATATTcttaccactattattatttcaaatgttatttttatcatttatgttttcaccatcaccaaagtcaacatcaacatcaatgaTTTCAGTGATATTAAGAACAACTGGTAACCATATATTTggaataatattatatgttATTGGTCAATTGATATTAGGTGCATCATATCACTCAATTTGTAGTGTTTATAGACAAGTACCAGCCTCATTCAAAGAGCAATTCACTGTATTATCAATACCACATTTAATATTCATTACTTTAAATACATTAATTcaaccattatttttatatttctttttcagcATACCATTGAacaaattttcattatcttcaataATTGAAGTTTGTTATCAAGATTTCTCTGAAACAATTCCAgt agCAAAATGTGAActtgaatataatttattcttttatttatttgttttatcatGTATTGGATTAGTTTGTTCAGGTttatttagaatttattCGAATCAAGAATTTGTTTATTCATTTCCAAAAGCAAATATACCAACATTCATTCAAATTAAATCTATGCTTTACAATAACTTTTGGATAAGTTTTTACacttcattttatttattctttttaggttcatttttattaggtattttgttttt aattttatttaaaacatttacaattcaaattttaatattttcaattaaattatggTGTTTTACATTTGCAattattttccaaaatttAACAAGAAAtagattatttgaaatttattttacacGTGGTCTTAGATTTACATTGGAAACCTTTAATAGTGTTACATTTGATTCTTCAAAtagtcaacaacaacaacaacaacaacaacaaccacaacaacaacaacaacaacaacaacaaacattatttgataataaaccaATCATTGAAAATGGTAGTATCTTCTTATTGAAAGCAATCTATAGTTGTGATCCATTAATTCAAGCATTGGGTTGGAAAGATTTCCTTCATCTATCAAAATACTCTCAACCAAGAAGAACTTATCTATATAGAGAAATGAGTGAACTTTTAGATCAaccttcaattttaaaaattattcgTCAATATGAAGAtcaaattaatgatttatctttaaaattatct tgTCCAAGAGAATATTATGAAAGTTTAAATAGTggcaatattaaaaaagaagatgataaaaataaaaatagtaataataataataataataataataataataataataataataataataataataataataataatagtaataataataataattcaataatttttaaaattggtaataatattgaaaaaattataaagaaaacattaaattttataagtGGTGTAAAGtttgattataatttatatgaaTGTGAAATTAGACAAGCATTATCAAATACACAATCTATACTATGgtcaattgaatcaattggaTCATTAATTGTATCAGCACAAATAAATGATGATAGAGAAACTATGGAACTTTTGCATAGATATCAAATTCCtcaaaagtttttaataCCATTATTCCAAATTTTAGCATTGATAGATCAATTGGAAAAAGATTTATCTCATCAAATCGAATTAGATAAATTCACAATCAATAGagattattactttttaaaatctttctcaaatttaattgaaccacctttaaattgtttaggaattttaaaaacttcaAGACCTcattttagaatttttaaacttg tTGGTAAAAATATGATTAGTCAAGTACTTGAAACTATTGGTCATCAAATATCAGACATTTCGTTCCCTTATGATTTAAGAACAACTTTGAATAGTTACAGAAATGGTGAATTTAGtatttatcaataa
- a CDS encoding DUF747 family protein encodes MEDKNILYESIPTSTNNNELLPLQLIPIKPNITQEEQDLLDNIVKNESIIPMSPKIPININNNNTINNNNNNNSNNVSSGNHITNSNSNSSGNLKDSFDLNSVIDSTCVMTSPIAVSPPIINKLINNKENILNINGILENNINCTNDNQELINILLNKNQLQQQQQQQQQLYLQQQQLQQLQQQIQQIQQQLQQQQQQNSIFRPITPKIIDQQTQPQPQPQTQTTQQPSSQQPFSYEKTPVLASRTISTQKSNSPIPFPNLGTLINDPINSTSSTASNTKSQIPSTPLLVKSTENIQTTPQSNNNDNNDNNNNNNSKNNNNLTDINEDKNNGIEQSSSGNTTTSSITMTAAATTTTTTTTATTATTTTATTTSIKVEPKKKSTSLWSFKTYLYDEIHGGYLSNEANDTLKREQVYNFVHVPWELEKLISFGFLVCFDSFLFLFTFLPIRFFLSFLKFLISPFSKKNKLTTNQIFDLFRGFIWVTCFVFLNFIDSSMLYHYIRGQAVIKLYVIYNVLEVLDKLCCSFGQDIFDSLYWMSFSLTSSNRNRQDGLVPKQRNETRILGPFTHLLVATGYVCLHSLVLFSQVITLNVAINSYNNALLTLMISNQFVELKGSVFKRFEKENLFQISCSDIVERFQAFIFLTIIIFQNLSDLNWDLSWDFAINMLTVVGTVWGSEVLVDAIKHAFITKFNKFSPQMYSKFFVLLSDTIVDPRNRNFTESSWGVNNIIGFVPFPLASIVVRVFHKFIPSKGIFGIFLMVQIYICLVLLKIFIKIIILGQCLSKTTNYDNTTTTILSSSSSSSSSNSLNTTSTTSTSTSTTNDKKNN; translated from the exons ATGGAAGATAAAAACATTCTTTATGAATCAATTCCGACtagtacaaataataatgaactaTTACCACTTCaattaataccaataaaacCAAACATTACACAAGAAGAACAAGATTTATTAGataatattgtaaaaaatGAATCTATAATTCCAATGTCACCAAAAAtaccaattaatattaataataataatactattaataacaataataataataatagtaataatgttAGTAGTGGTAATCATATaacaaatagtaatagtaatagtagtggtaattTAAAGGAtagttttgatttaaattctgTAATTGATTCAACTTGTGTTATGACATCACCAATTGCAGTTTCACCAccaatcattaataaattaattaacaataaggaaaacattttaaatattaacgGTATCCTCGAGAATAATATCAATTGTACCAATGATaatcaagaattaattaatatacttttaaataaaaatcaattacaacaacagcaacaacaacaacaacaattatatttacaacaacaacaattacaacaattacaacaacaaattcaacaaattcaacaacaactgcaacaacaacaacaacaaaattcaatttttagaCCTATAACACCAAAAATTATTGATCAACAAActcaaccacaaccacaaccacaaacTCAAACAACACAACAACCATCATCACAACAACCATTTTCATATGAAAAAACACCAGTATTAGCATCTAGAACCATTTCAActcaaaaatcaaattctcCGATTCCTTTCCCAAATTTGGGtactttaataaatgatcCAATAAACTCAACCTCATCAACAGCAAGTAATACTAAATCTCAAATACCCTCTACCCCATTGTTAGTTAAAAGTACTGAAAATATACAAACAACTCCtcaaagtaataataatgataataatgataataataacaacaacaacagcaaaaataataataatctaacAGATATTAATGAGGATAAAAACAATGGTATTGAACAATCCTCATCAGGAAATACCACCACATCATCAATAACAATGACCgcagcagcaacaactacaacaacaacaacaacagcaacaacagcaacaacaacaacagcaacaacaacatcaataaAAGTTGaaccaaaaaagaaatcaacatCATTATGGTCATTTAAAACATACCTTTATGATGAAATTCATGGTGGatatttatcaaatgaagCAAATGATACATTAAAGAGAGAACAAGTTTATAATTTTGTTCATGTGCCATGGGAacttgaaaaattaatttcatttgggTTTTTGGTTTGTTTcgattcatttttatttttatttacatttttaccAATCCGAttctttttatcatttttaaaatttttaatttcacctttttctaaaaa aaataaattaacaaccaatcaaatatttgatttatttagaGGATTTATTTGGGTAACAtgttttgtatttttaaattttattgattcaTCAATGCTTTATCATTATATTAGAGGTCAAGCAGTCATTAAACTATACGTGATATACAATGTCTTGGAGGTATTGGATAAACTATGTTGTAGTTTTGGTCAAGATATTTTTGATTCTCTATATTGGATGTCATTCAGTCTTACAAGTTCAAATAGAAATAGACAGGATGGGTTAGTACCAAAACAAAGGAATGAAACTAGAATTTTAGGTCCATTCACTCATCTTTTGGTTGCAACAGGATATgttt gttTACATTCattagtattattttcaCAGGTTATTACATTAAATGTTGCAATTAATTCATATAATAATGCATTGTTAACATTGATGATATCAAAtcaatttgttgaattaaaaGGATCagtatttaaaagatttgaaaaggagaatttatttcaaatttcatGTAGTGATATTGTAGAGAGATTCCAAGCATTTATTTTccttacaattattatttttcaaaacctTTCAGATTTAAATTGGGATTTATCTTGGGATTTTGCAATTAATATGTTAACAGTGGTTGGTACTGTTTGGGGTTCTGAAGTTTTAGTTGATGCGATCAAACATGCTTTTATCActaaattcaataaattctCACCTCAAATGTATTCAAAATTCTTTGTACTCTTATCCGATACAATAGTTGACCCAAGGAATAGAAATTTCACTGAAAGTTCATGGGgtgtaaataatataattggtTTTGTACCATTTCCATTAGCttcaatt gTTGTAAGAGTATTTCATAAATTCATTCCATCAAAAGGTATTTTTGGTATATTTTTAATGGTTCAAATTTATATATGTCTtgtacttttaaaaatatttataaaaatcattatCCTCGGTCAATGTTTATCAAAAACCACCAATTATGAtaacacaacaacaactattttatcatcatcatcatcttcatcatcatcaaattcattaaataccacttcaacaacatcaacctcaacttcaacaacaaatgataaaaaaaacaattaa
- the iptA gene encoding hypothetical protein: MKILLIIGSTGVGKTDLSINYSKKYNAPVVVLDRIQCFPELSITSGRPDESEYFGSKRIYLTDLLVEPGNENIKKTFYVNKLINILNEIKNNYDTQNLPNEKGYGCIFEGGSISLLKELLTKINKLPYKITCVIYIRPSDSIDNHKLYKAKIFKRVSQMLFPTEEGNDSQILEVKRILNKGKTVNAQGEINLEYYEKIKQVLISLVGLVGIEDVIHFLDKQYDQKNITSKLDPNYLNEIQSQLIETITLAHYNYALSQIELIDSLIKQLPKSIEYCLKNIEIN, from the coding sequence atgaagattttattaattatcgGTTCTACTGGAGTTGGCAAAACAGACTTGTcaataaattattcaaaaaaatataatgcCCCTGTTGTAGTTTTAGATAGAATTCAATGTTTTCCAGAATTAAGTATTACATCTGGTAGACCCGATGAAAGCGAATATTTTGGTAGTAAAAGGATTTACTTAACCGATTTATTGGTAGAACCAGggaatgaaaatataaaaaaaactttttatgttaataaattaataaacattttaaatgaaataaagaataattatGACACCCAAAATTTACCAAATGAAAAGGGTTATGGCTGTATATTTGAAGGAGGCTCAATAAGTTTGTTAAAAGAGCTACtcacaaaaattaataaacttcCCTATAAAATCACCTGTGTAATATATATTAGACCCAGCGATTCCATTGATAAtcataaattatataaagctaaaatttttaaaagagtCTCTCAAATGTTATTCCCAACAGAAGAAGGAAATGACTCTCAAATTTTAGAagttaaaagaattttaaataaaggtAAAACTGTTAATGCTCAAggagaaattaatttagaatattatgaaaaaattaaacaagttttaatatctttagtTGGTTTGGTTGGTATTGAAGATGTTATTCACTTTTTAGATAAGCAATATGATCAGAAAAATATAACATCAAAGTTGGatccaaattatttaaatgaaattcaatCACAATTGATTGAAACTATAACATTGGCTCACTATAATTATGCACTATcacaaattgaattaatcGATAGCTTGATTAAAcaattaccaaaatcaattgaatattgtttaaaaaatattgaaattaattaa
- the vps13l gene encoding hypothetical protein has protein sequence MKLNISELKCQQHDKLVTIYCCACDAYFCKKCDKEKHSQDDNQEDSLHIRGLVNKDVIIGRDEEDDDDEDDEYDNKIQDILKKSNNLKKSNSIGGNIVENIELKSPMKTDSPYFIRDKNSIQSDIDSKITEKIDLDNLIHEEDDPFTIGINSNNSNSNNLIDVNDLHTPSTPSPLPSPSLSRSSSTNIKPQQQTSPSPSRSSESNSTTNNNNNKNEKKKLKNSSNSELNRKKIYKKEKIIGDSDEEEHILNNGNKNKNNKSKSVYDYDDDDDNDDDNNNNNNNNNNNNNNNNNENDDNSNSKSEGGVFYSSSSETEKEIENVENKIDNKPKPPNKSLPKTPQSNKKKKPENSIMVKNLDSGLVEQIFEEEEEEEEDEDEVGSESGGGGTIFKNPYSNRKNKSGKYKSNSCALEEGEEDDSSIQSQFDGEEKEAVHIVQGIVEGAILFGTNIATGLSGIVAEPIINIVDNQDNKVKGFFKGVGKGLLGAVTSPVKGGSGFLIKTAEGLRNTPATVFHGDHEDLMGFSDADQVKEREASHIFEGIAQGTISLSKNLYLGVTGIVTEPIKGLREDENNKAKGFFKGVGKGLMGAIVKPASGIIEMAGKTAEGIANTPHTIINAIEMKIDEKSNNNNNNNNLDSDSEGETYVNPNEN, from the exons atgaaattaaatatatccGAATTAAAATGTCAACAACATGACAAACTTGTTACAATTTATTGTTGTGCATGTGATGcttatttttgtaaaaagtgtgataaagaaaaacatTCTCAAGATGATAATCAAGAAGATTCTTTACACATAAGAGGTTTAGTTAATAAAG atgtAATTATTGGAAGAgatgaagaggatgatgatgatgaagatgacgaatatgataataaaattcaagacatattaaaaaaatcaaataatcttaaaaaaagtaaCAGTATTGGTGGGAATAttgttgaaaatattgaattaaaaagtCCAATGAAAACCGATTCACCTTATTTTATTAGagataaaaattcaattcaaagTGATATAGATTCTAAAATAACGGAAAAGATTGAtttagataatttaattcatgAAGAGGATGACCCATTCACAATTggtataaatagtaataatagtaatagtaataatttaattgatgtaAATGATTTACATACACCATCCACACCATCACCtctaccatcaccatcattatcaagATCATCATCTACAAATAtaaaaccacaacaacaaacatcACCTTCACCATCAAGATCATCAGAATCAAATTccacaacaaataataataataataaaaatgaaaaaaagaaattaaaaaatagttcAAATTCAGAATTaaatagaaagaaaatttataaaaaagagaaaatcattggtgatagtgatgaagaagaacatattttaaataatggtaataaaaataaaaataataaaagtaaaagtGTTTATGATTATGACGACGATGATgacaatgatgatgataataataataataataataataataataataataataataataataataatgaaaatgatgataatagtaatagtaagaGTGAAGGTGGTGTATtttattcatcatcatctgaaactgaaaaagaaattgaaaatgtagaaaataaaatagataataaaccaaaaccaccaaataaatcattaccaaaaacaccacaatcaaataaaaagaagaaacCAGAGAATTCAATTATGGTAAAGAATTTAGATAGTGGTTTAGTTGAACAAATTTTTGAAGAGGAGGAAGAGGAGGAGGAGGATGAGGATGAAGTTGGATCAgaaagtggtggtggtggtacaatatttaaaaatccaTATTCTAATAGAAAGAATAAAAGTGGTAAATATAAGAGTAATTCATGTGCATTGGAAGAGGGTGAAGAGGATGATAGTAGTATTCAGAGTCAATTCGATGGTGAGGAGAAAGAAGCAGTTCATATAGTTCAAGGTATAGTTGAAGGTGCAATTTTATTTGGTACAAACATTGCCACTGGTTTGTCGGGTATCGTTGCAGAACCAATTATAAACATTGTCGATAACCAAGATAATAAAGTCAAAGGATTCTTTAAAGGTGTTGGTAAGGGGTTACTCGGTGCTGTAACTTCACCTGTTAAAGGTGGATCtggatttttaattaaaacagCCGAAGGTTTAAGAAACACACCTGCAACAGTGTTCCATGGTGATCATGAAGATCTAATGGGTTTCTCAGATGCCGATCAAGTCAAAGAGAGAGAGGCATCTCATATTTTCGAAGGTATAGCTCAAGGTACAATTAGTTTaagtaaaaatttatatttgggTGTCACTGGTATAGTAACTGAACCAATCAAAGGTTTACgtgaagatgaaaataataaagcaaAAGGTTTCTTTAAAGGTGTTGGTAAAGGTTTAATGGGTGCAATCGTTAAACCAGCCTCTGGTATCATTGAAATGGCTGGTAAAACTGCTGAAGGTATAGCAAATACTCCTCATACTATCATCAATGCAATTGAAATGAAAATcgatgaaaaatcaaataataataataataataataatttggatTCTGATAGTGAAGGTGAAACTTATGTTAAtccaaatgaaaattaa